A segment of the Phycisphaeraceae bacterium genome:
TGGGCTCGACACCACTGGCTTGGAGCAGCGCCTTTTGAATCGTGCGGAGGCGATTCATGGTCTCGATCATGTGGACAGGAATGCGGATGGTACGGGCGTGGTCGGCGATTGCGCGCGTGATGGCCTGGCGGATCCACCATGTGGCGTAGGTGCTGAATTTGTATCCGCGGCGGTACTCGTACTTGTCCACGGCACGCATGAGGCCGGTGTTGCCTTCCTGAATCACATCGAGGAAACTGAGTCCTCGGTTGCGGTACTTTTTGGCGATCGAGACCACGAGCCGTAGGTTGCCGCCGGAGAGATCGCGTTTGGCCTGCTCGTATTCCCAGAAGACCGTGGAGATGCGTCGCATGCGGCGGAAGAGATCCTGAGGATCGTCGAGGACAAGCTCGCGCAGGCCCGTGAGTTCCTCGGCCATGACCGCGAGGTCTTCGGAATCATGGTGGCGTGCTCGCGTGGAGGCTATTTCGAGTTGTTCGGAGAGGACTTCCATCTTCTGTGAGATGGAGCGGAGTTTGCGCATCAGCGGGATCACGCGCCCAGTTCGGAGGCAGAGTTCTTCGACGAGGGTGGCCATGCGGCGGCGGCGAGAGAGAAGGCGATCGGCATAGAACTGGCGGCGCGACTTGGTTGTGGCTTCCTGCATTGCCACCCAGTCTTCGCGGTTGCGCCTGAGGATGGAGTCGACGGTCGGTAGATTTGCAGGAATGCGGCGGGCGAGTTTATCCTTGTGATTCGACTCGGCAGTCGAGATGCGCATCGTGCGGTCGAACGGCAGATCGCCTGAATGGACGAGGCGCAGAACCTTGACTGATTCGGTGACAATGTAGTCGCTCTCGAAGCATCGCCGACGGAAGATCATGCGCGTGGTTTCGATCTTCTTGGCAAGACGAATCTCCTCTTCGCGCGTCAGCAGCGGGATTGAGCCCATCTGCGAGAGATACATGCGCACGGGATCATCGACGCGGCGCACTGCACCCTCTTCATGCACAGCCTCATCGAGGTCACGCTGGAGGGTTTCGTCGTCGAGGGATTCGGCTTCGGCAACATCGCGTTCGGCCTGTGACAAGCCGTGGTTTTGCGCGTTGAGGCGCACCTGCATGGCTTGCGAATCGCTTCCGCCTTCGCCGCCGGGGACACTTAAGGCGCGAAATCGCTTGGGAAGGCCCGTGATGGTGTCTTCTGGTGCTTCGGGTGGCTGGGCGGCGTCTTTTGAGGCACGGTAGACGCGGGCACGGAATTCGAGTTCATCAATGAGTTCGATGCCGTGTGCGTCGATGATGCTCAGGAGTTCATCGATTGAAGACGGAGAGACCATCTCGTCGGGAAGGGTGTTGTTGAGTTCCTCGTAACTGAGCCAGGTGCGTTCCTGACCGAGTTTGAGCAGTTCGAGCAGCGCCGGGTGAAGGTGGTTGGGGCCGACGATGTTGTTGGACTTTGCTGCCATGAATGAACCTTGCGGGAGCGGGACTCGCATGGAGGCCCGAAACGAACCTGCAACACGGTATGTCGGTCAGGTCAGGTGGGGCGCTTCATTCTCCAGGGATTTGCGCGAGCACTGGTCGGGAGTCGCTCGCGCGACTGACGGAGGCGATCGAGGCGCTGCTGGAGTGCATCGGTCGAATCGCCGGTTGGGGGCCGATCGGTTGGGGATGAGTGGTGATCGGCCCAGAGGGTCGAGAGGCAATGTTCAAAAAGTGTGCGCACACGATCCATGTTCCGTTCGGTCTGTGTCTCGGTTGCGGTGGCAAGACCGATGGCGGCGGCCTGCACCTCGGGACGATGCTCGGCGTCGAGGACGGCTTCGAGCGATGGATCCTGCCCGCTCCGCATGAGCCCCATGATGCAGTCGGCCAGCATGGCAATGGTCGGGGTGTCGAACCGCTCGCCCGTCGGCAGGAGCGCCAGGTCCTGTGCGTGTGCGCGCCAAAGTTTCGGCTCGATCAGCAGGCAGCCAAGCAGAGCGTGTGGCGCAGGGAGGGCGCGGCCGGGCTGGGACCAGTTGGTCGCGCTCTCCTCGGGGGCTTGACGCGGCTTGCGTGCACGTGCGCTCGGGAGGGTGTCGGTGAGGGTCTTGTGATCGAGGCCCGTGATTTCGTGCAGGCGTCGCATGATGAGCGCACGCTTGCGTGGTTCCAGATTTGTGAGGCCGAGGTCGGCCAGATGCTTGATTTCTTCGGTCAACGCCTTGTTGAGCGCGGATGGCCCCTTGCCTGCCCACGCCAGACGGATGCGGTCGAAGCGGTATTCGAGCAGCGGCGTGCCCAGATCGAGCGCGGCTTTGAGGGTGGCGGGGCCATCGGTGCGAGCGAGCAACTCGTCGGGATCCTTGGCGTCGGTGTGGGATGAAAGCGTGGCGATGCGCACGTCGATATCTTCGTTGAAGAACACATCAATGGCGCGATCTGCGGCTTTGGTTCCGGCTTGGTCGCCGTCGAAGAGCAGAACGATTTCGTCGCACAATCGTCGCAGCGTGCGTGCGTGGCCGATGGTCAGTGCGGTGCCGAGTGTGCCGACAACGTTGGTGAAACCGGCCTGGTGGCATGCGATGACATCGGTATAGCCTTCGACGATGACGGCGCGGCCCTCGCGCTGGATCGAACGGGCGGCCTGGCGCAGGCCATAGAGCGTATCGGACTTGTGAAACAGTGGCGATTCGGCTGAGTTGAGATACTTGGGTTGATCGTTGTCGTCGATGCGCCGAGCGCCGAACGCGATGACGCGCCCCATCTGATCGTGGATCGGGAACATCAGGCGGTCCCGGAACGTGTCGTAGAATCCGCCCGCATCTCGTTTTTTGAGCAGATGAGCAGCGACGAACAGTTCCTCGGAACGTGCGAGTGATTGGACCTTGAGCAGGAATCCATCGAATCTTTGCGGGGCAGCACCGAGTTCGAACTCCTGAACCATCTGCGCGCTGATTCCGCGACGGTCGATGAGCGTGCGAGCCCGCTCGCCATGCTCGGCGTGGGCGAGGATGGCGCGGAAAAAAATGTGTGCAATGCCGTTGGCTTCAGCGATGCTGTTCGAGTCGAATCCATCGCGTTCGGTCGCGGCCTGTTTTGCGGTCGCGGGTTTAAGTTCGATTCCCGCGCGCTGAGCGAGGTATTCGAGTGCCGGGCGGAACTCCATGCGGTGGAATTTCTGCACAAACGAGAAGACATCGCCTCCGGTGCCGCAGGCGTGGCAGTAAAAGATGTCCTTGTGCGGGATGACGGCCATGGAGGGCGTGTGGTCGTCATGGAATGGGCACAGGCCTACAAACTCGCGCCCGCGAGGGCGAAGCGCGACGTGCTGGCCGACAATGTCAACGATGTTCGATGCGTCACGGACGCGCTGCTTGTCATCGTCTCTAAGGTCCGAACTCATGCACACCCTCGTTTGAAAGGCAACGCCGCGATGCGAGCGGCGGTTCCGACAGTTGAGACTTCAGACGCGAACTGGCGCGTGCGCGCCGAATCCTGCTTGGCGAAGCGCCAAGGCCGTTTTCTTCAGCCGGTTGTCAAATCGCCACATGCGTGTGAGCGACTCGCGGTATCATCCTCGCCGAGCGAGATCCGCGAAGGCCAAAGGTGAGGGCGCTCGGAATCCGCCAACGGATAGGCTAGCACGGTACCTCATGGAATCAAACTGGCTTCGACAGGGTCACAGCAGAGAGACTTGCAGACGGCCTGCAATGGAGAGAAATGGCAGATGGATCGCATCGGCGTGACGTATTCGGGGCTCGTTCAGGGGGTTGGATTTCGCGCAACCGTGCGATCTCTGGCCCGGCCGTTTCAGGTCAGTGGGTGGGTGCGCAACGAACCTGACGGGACAGTGCGTCTTGAGGTTCAGGGAGTGGCCGAGGAGGTCGAGCGGTTCCTGGCTTCGGTGGTGCAGGAGCGGGGGAGTTTTATCACCCGAGCGCGTCGTGAGGCTCTCCCGATTGTCGAGGATGAGTCCGGGTTTGTGATCGCGTACTGACAGCAGGACGCTGGTTTTCCCAAAGGAAGTCGTTCGCATGCTGATTCTGTTTGACATTGACATGACTTTGCTGACCACCGATGGCGCGGGTATGGCGGCTCTGGGCGAGGCGGGGCGAGAACTCTTCGGCTCCGGTTTTGACGAAACGCGTACCGACTACGGCGGGCGGCTCGACCCGGTCATCATCACGAACCTGCTGATCGCAAACGGTCAGGATGTGACTCTTGCCAACTGCACTGCCATGCGGGCAGGGTATCGCAAGCACCTTGAAAAACAGTTGGCCTCGCGCACGCCTCGCGCGTTGCCGGGCGTTTACACTCTGGTGGGAAGACTCAGCGAGCGATCGGATCTGACGCTTGGGCTGCTGACAGGAAATTTTCAGGAGACGGGGCTGATGAAACTGGCCTCGTCGGGCCTGGATGCGGAGCCGTTTGTTCTCAATGTCTGGGGCGACGAATCACCGCACACCCCACCACAGCGCGAGCACCTGCCCGCGGTAGCAATCGAACGGTACCGCGCGTGGCGTGATGCGGACTTGCAACCAGAGCGGGTGGTCATCATTGGCGATACGGTCCACGATGTGTCGTGTGCGATTGCCAACGGGTGCCGTGTGCTCGGCGTCGCAACGGGGCACGCAACAGCCGATCAGCTCAGTGCGGCCGGCGCGCACAAAGTCTTGCCCGATCTATCCAACACGATGGAGGTTCTCGCATGGCTGAAACTGAACTGATCACATCTGCGCCGGTGCAAGAAGGCAAACGCATCGAGACGCTGGATGTGATTCGTGGCTTTGCGATGCTGGGAATTCTTGTGCCGAACATCGTGGCGTTTTCTTGGCCTCAGATGGCCATGTCCGAGACGAAAGTGTTCGGGATGACGCTCGACCTGCTCGGTACCGGCCCGGCCAACGACAGTGCCAACGCGCTCGGGCACTTCGTGACGCAGTCTTTCTTTCATGGGAAGATGATGTTCCTGTTCGCCCTGCTCTTTGGAGCGGGGGTCGTGATGTACTCGCGCAAGTTCGATAATCCCGATCGGCTGGTTCCGTTGCGTGTCGGCGCGGGGCTCTGGTATCGGCGCATGGCCTGGTTGCTGGCGATCGGCCTGACGCACGCAGTCTTCCTGTGGTTTGGCGATATTCTCGTGTGGTACGCAGCAAGCGGGCTGGGGCTGGTCTGGTGGCTGCGCCGCCTCAAGCCGATGACCCAGATTCTCATTGCGGTGCCTTGCTATCTGTTCGGAACCGCGATTCTGCTCGGGGTTACGGCGATTGGAGCACACGTTCACTCCAGCGGCAGTTTCGACCTTTTCAGCACTATTCCCTCCGAAGTTCAGGCCTATACAGGTTCGTATCTTGAAGCGCTTGTCGCACGCCTGTGGACTTTGGTTCAGTTGTACGTCTTCTCGGGGCCGCTCTTTTCTGTGTCCATTACGGGAATCATGCTTGCCGGTATTGCGCTCACGCGGCTTGGCGTACTCACAGGAGAACGATCCAACCGCTTCTATGCAGCCCTTGCTTTCGGTGGTCTTGTGCTCGGCTTGGGACTCACGGGCCTGGTTATCTCGGGTTTCAATGCAGCCAACATCGATTTCGCGGGTATGTACTTCAGCGTGATTGGCCAGTTGGTGGGCATTCCGACATCACTCGGGTACGCAGCCGTACTGATCCTGCTGGTCAGGAACAATCTCCTCGGATTTCTGACCAAGGCCCTGGCGGCGGTCGGACGCATGGCTCTGTCCAACTACCTCATGCAAACGCTCATCTGCACGACGTTGTTTTATGGATACGGGTTTGGGCTGTTTGCCAGGATTCAGTATCCGCACCTTTGGCTGGTCGTGGCGGGTGTCTGGGCAGTAAACATCACGTTCAGCGTGCTCTGGCTGCGAGTGTTTCAGTTTGGCCCCCTTGAGTGGGTGTGGAGATCTCTGACATACTGGAAGGTGATCCCGCTTCGCAGAACCCGTTCAGGGCTGCACGCTGGCTAGACTGCCCTGCATCAGGAGGCGGTCAGGAATGCCGGACAGTTATCGTGCGCTTTGCTCGGACTTCTACATCAACCAGAAGGTGAGCGTCAAACTCGATCTGCCCAGCTCGCGCGAGACGGTGCTTGATCTCTTCGAGCGCGTTCGGCGCGAGTATCCGGCCATGCAGTCGTTTCGGCGCTACGAAGATGAACTCGCCCTCGAGTCGATCCCCAGCCACGGGCCCAGCCGATGGCTTGCGATCAAGCCCGCAAACATCCGCTCGGGGGTCGTCAATCCGGATTCATTCGAGGATGCCTATGGCCTGCACCGGTGCGTGCTCGAAGTCGCACCCTACTTCCTCAGCATCAGCGCACTGGATATCGAGTTCGTCGAACTCCTCTTCGGGTTTGACATGGTGACAACCGGAAACCACGATGCGATCGTTGCGGCGGCTCTGCTCGGCGATTCGCCGCTGGCGTCGCTGATGGATGTGGAGGGTGCGACGGCGATCGACTGTCAACCGCTCTACGGGATGAAACTCGGGCACGATGCCACGGGAATCGAGGCTCATTTCGAGGTCAAGACCCGGCGCGGCACAGATCGTGTGCGGTCCGATCCGATCAGTATCTACCTGACCATGAGGCAGTACGACCCCGGCGTCGAAGTCGAGCATCTGCCTGGCATGCTCGATCGGCTGGCCGAGCGAGGCGAACACTTGGTCAATACGAAACTGGTGCCGGCGCTCCTGGCACCGATCCGGGCAGCGATCGCGTCGAGTGGAGGGTGAGTCGTGAATGTGGTGTTGGCACAACGCGGCTCGAGCCAGGATGTGATGAACGTACTCATCCTTCTGGCGGTGCTGATCGGACTTGTGCTGCTCGCGGGCGTTGTGATGCTTGTGGTGCGCAAGCGGATGATCAGGAACGACCAGGCGCTCGCGGGATCAGTGTTCGATGACCTCAAACGCATGCGCGACGAGGCCCAGATCAGCCAGCACGAGTACGATTATTTGCGCAAAGCGATTGCGGCCAAGGCAGCGGGCCGAGAGCCTCCGCCTCGCCCGGCGGACTTTGGACCCTTGCCCGGAGAACTGCGGGCAAGGCCAGGGTTTGACCTGACGGGTGAACCACTCCCGCCAGAAGTGCTCCGGGCGCTCGCAGAACGGAAAAAGGCGGAATAGACGTTTTTATCGGTCCGAAGCGAGGAACTTTGCACGCGGACTGAATGTGATTTGAGAAACCTACAGTGAAAGTCGATATTGACCAGTCGCCCTCTCATGCCGAGAGGGTTGCGTGAGATTGAGGGATTCATGGCAGACAAACCAAACACTCCGAAGAACGTCCCGACTCCTGTCGCATCTCGCAGCCAAGGTTCGGGAGCTGGCGATGGCTCTTCCGGCTCTTCGGGCGGCGGCGGCGGCACGTCAGGATCGGGTGGCGGCGGGTTTAAGGGGCGGCGCGTCACGACGTGCTCGTTCTGCGGCAAGACCAGCCGCGAGGTCGGGCCGATGGTCGAAGGCCCCAACGAGGTCTACATCTGCTCCGACTGCGTGAACCTGTGCCAGAACATTTTCAAGCAGGAGCGTCGCCGAGTCAGCTCGGCTTCGGGCGCGCTGAGCGACATCCCAGCGCCGCGCGAGATCAAGGAGTTTCTCGATCAGTACGTGATCGGGCAGCATCAGGCCAAGCGATCGCTTTCGGTGGCTGTGCACACGCACTACAAGCGTTTGTTGCATTCTGAGAGCGACCAGTCGCGCGATATCGAACTCGACAAGTCGAATATTCTGCTGATCGGTCCGACGGGTAGCGGCAAGACGCTGCTTGCCAAGACGCTGGCGCGGATGCTCAAGGTGCCGTTCGCTATTGGCGATGCCACAACGCTCACTGAGGCCGGGTATGTCGGCGAGGATGTGGAGAACCTGCTGCTCAAGTTGCTGCAGGCTGCGGACTTTGATCTCGAATCAGCGCAGCGCGGCATCATCTACATCGACGAAGTGGACAAAATCGGCAAGACAAGCAACAACGTCTCGATCACGCGCGATGTTTCGGGCGAAGGTGTGCAGCAGAGTCTGCTCAAGATGCTCGAAGGGACAGTGTCCAATGTTCCGCCGCAGGGGGGTCGCAAGCATCCCGAGCAGCAGTACATTCAGTTCGACACCAAGCATGTGCTGTTCATCTGTGGCGGCACATTCGTAGGGATCGAGGATGTGATTCGTCGCCGGGTCGGAAAGAGCCGCATCGGCTTTGCCTCGGCCATGGCGGGCGAGCAGGCCGAGCGCGACAAGTTGAAGGAACGCGAGATTCTGCTCGCACAGGTGACCAACGAGGACGTGGTGAGTTACGGCATGATTCCGGAGCTCATCGGGCGTCTGCCGGTCATCACGCCGCTGATGCCCCTGGGTATCGATGCGCTGATCCAGATCCTCACCGAGCCGAAAAACGCTCTGGTGCGGCAGTATCAGCACCTGTTCACGCTCGAAGGCGCACAGCTGACATTCACGGATGACGCGCTGGTCACACTTGCCAAGCGTGCTTCGAAGCGTGCGACCGGAGCCCGGGCGTTGCGGGCCGTCATGGAAGAGCTCATGCTCAACCTGATGTACGAGTTGCCGGACCAGAAGAACGATGGCGTGGAGTACGTTATCGATTCGGCCGCCATCGAGAACCCTCGCACGCTCAAGGAACTTCGGGCTCCACGCACCAAAAGCGCGTAATTTGACCCGCTGACGGAAGCTCTGGGGTTGTCATGTGCCGGGCGGCAGAACGTGCGCGTACGCTTGTGCACTGATGATGTTGGTGCGCGTTGTTGTGTGTGTCCTGGGTGTGTGTGCTGTGCTCGTTGCGCCAGGGGGGTGTGAACGCTCGAAGCCGGTGCCCGTCGAACGCAATAAGGCCGAGGCCGCGGTGCGCGGGCATCGCCTGTTTATTCAGATTTGCGCTCAGTGCCACGGCATGAACGGCGAAGGGGTCGATTTCATGGGGGCGCGCCTGATCGCCAGCGACTGGGTTGCGGAGCGATCGAATCGGGAGTTGGTGGCATTTCTCAAAGAGGGTCGCCCTGCTCAGGCCGATCGGCCCGCCATGCCCCCGAAAGGTGGGAGGCTTGATCTGACCGATCGCCATTTGTACGACATCGTCGCTTTCATGCGCACGCTTGGGGCGGATGGTGCAGCGTCGGTGGATGACACCAGCGAGGGAAGCATGTCGGACCAGCCGCTACCCTCTGAGCCGTGAGCGAGTCACTGACCCATACGCCGGTCCTGCTAAGCGAGGTACTCGAAGTCCTTGACCCGCAGCCTGGCGAGACTCTGGTCGATTGCACAGCCGGGCTGGGGGGGCATGCGGCTGCGGTGGCGGCGCGGGTCGGGCCCAGCGGGCAGGTGGTGCTGCTTGATCTCGATCCGGGAAATCTGGCGCGGGCCGAGGCTGCGGTGCGGGCAGCGCTGACGCCAGCCGAGCCTTGGCGTGCCCGGGTGATAGCGATTCAGGCCAACTTTGCGAGCGTTGGGCGTGAATTGGTTGGGCGGGGCCTTCGTGCCGACATGCTGCTGGCGGACCTCGGGTTCGCTTCGACGCAGATGGACGATGCGGCGCGGGGATTTTCGTTTCGTCGGGCGGGGCCTCTGGACATGAGGCTTGACCCGGCGGGTCCGATTCGGGCAGCGGAACTTGTGAATACTTTGCCGGAACGCGAACTGGCGGACCTGATTTATCGATTTGGGGAGGATCGGTTGAGTCGTCGCATAGCGAGGGCCATCGTCGAGGCGCGCGCACACAGCCCGATCGAAACCACTGACCGGCTTGCTGAGGTCGTGGCGAGGGCATACCCGGTTCAAGCCCGTCATGGGCCGATCCATCCTGCCACGCGGACCTTTCAGGCCTTGCGGATCGCGGTGAATGACGAACTGGGAAATCTGGAAGCCCTGCTTGCGGCGATCGCGCGAGAGGCGGGGCGGGCAGGCGCGCCGGGGCAGGGGTGGCTGAATTCTGGATCAAGGGTGGCCTTAATCTCGTTTCACAGCCTCGAAGATCGCCCGATCAAGATCGCACTGCGGGAAATTGCGGACAGGGGCTTCGGACAAATTCTCACGCGGCGTCCAATTTCTGCATCCGAGGACGAGGTTTCGCGCAACACACGCGCAAGATCTGCTAAACTGAGATCACTCAAGTTGACGAAGAGTCTTCCGGATTCGTGATCATGTCGTGCTGCCCCCCGGTTCAGGATGAACAACGGTGGCAGGTTATTCGTCCCTCAGGCGTCAAGGAAGCAAGGACGCTCCGCTGTGACCCGTGAACATAAACTCGCCATCATTGTTGGATTCTCCCTCGTTCTGGTGGTTGGAATCCTGATCAGCGACCATTTGTCGCCGGCATCGCTGGATGAACCGGTCGATTTTGTGGCGGTGCAGTTGCCGATTGGACGGCGCGAACTGCCGCCTGCGATCGTTCCGGGCGTGATGAGTCGTGGCGAGAGCACACCCACAAGTGGGGAGGTGGTTGAAGAACCAAAGCCCGAGATTGCGTTGGGAACGGACAGTCCTTTGCTTGTGCCGGTGGGACCGGCTCCTGATGAAGTGAGGATCGATCCGCTGGTGATCCGGTTGGGTGGGATCGGGAATGGGAATCAGGTACCGGTTATTCAGAAGCCGGAGCGTGGCAATGTGCAGGGCATCGCGACTGGGCCGAGTTATGCGCTGTACACGGTCAAGCCTCGGGACTCGCTTTCGGATATTGCGAGGCAGCATCTGGGGAGCGCGGCCAAGTGGCGCGAGATCGCGGCGGTGAATCCGGGCAAGGTTGGAAAGAACGGGGAGATCCGTTCGGGCGATGTGCTTCGCATACCGCTTGTCGCGGGGAGCGGGGCGAGGACGACTTCGACAACACCTGAGGTCAAGAAGCCTGAGGTGAAGGTGCCCGAGCAGAAACCGGCAGCGTCCAAGGCTGTGGAAACAACGCGGACATATGTGGTTCAGCCGAATGATTCGCTGTCTCAGATTGCGCAGAAGACGCTGGGCTCATCGAAGCGGGTGAACGAGATTCTGGCGCTCAACAAGGACAAGATCGACGATCCGAACGAGATCTATGTGGGATTGTCGCTGCGACTGCCGGCCCGGTGACGGAGGTTGACGGGTGTGTTCGCGAAACTGGCGTTGATCATTGTGGTGGTGGGGCTGACGGGGTGCGCGATGCTCGCGATGCGGCAGGCGCGGCTTCAGGCGGCGCACGAACTGGCGGAAGCGCAGTTGCGAATCGGTCAGCACGATGACCGGTTGCTGGTGCTGTACGCGGAAATTGCAAATTTGATATCGCCGGACCAGGTGGTGGCGCAGGTGCAACAGCATGGGCTGGTGCTCGAGCCGGCGGTCGATGTCGGGTGGGATCCATTGATCGATGACGGGCCTCTGGAGATGAGTCCGACGTGGTCGGTGCGCAACGAAGATCGGGGTCGCGAGCCGTGAGATTGTGGAGGTTGCGATGGAGTCGGAGGGCCTGGTCGCGTGAGCGCGTGATCGTATGGTTGCTGCCGACGGTGTTCAGCGTTGTGCTGGTGGTGGTGGGTTTGCGGATTGGGCAGTTGCAGCTCGATCCGCCGGAAAAACTCAAACCGTTTGTGAGTGATCGTGTGAGCCGGCGGTCGATTGAGCCGATTCGTGGCGATCTTCTGGATCGGCGCGGGCGTGTGATTTCGACAACTCGTTTTGGGTATCGGCTGGTGGTGGATCCTGCGACGTTTGTCGATCCGCCGGATGAGGCGATTGTGAATCTGTCGGCTGCGTCGGGGTTGGGTGCGGATGTGCTTGGGCCTCGGATCATCGCGGCGCTTGGCGAGAATGATCTGCGCAGGCAGGCGCTGAATGAGTGGATGTCGGTTGATGAAGAGACGGAGCCACAGGTTTCGTCGGTGGAGCTGGTGTGGTCGCGGTTGAAGGCGCTGTGGCGTGGCGGAGAGGAAGAGAAGAATGGTCTGACGGAGTGGGCGGAGGTCGCTGGTCGGCCCAAGCCGCTGATTCGGTATCTGCCGTTCTCGGAGTTACTGGATCAGGACAGTGCTCGGCGTGTTCGCGAGGCGCGGGTGCGTGGGGTGTGGCTTGAACGGTGGCCGGTGCGGGAGTATCCGGGTGGCGGACTTGCTGCGTCGTTGATCGGCAAGGTTGGGTTCGAGCATGTTGGACTGATCGGGGTCGAGAGCACGCTTGACCAGCGTCTGACAGGTGAGCCGGGCCACTTTCGGTATGTGCGCGATGCGGTGGGCCATGCGTTGTGGGTGGGGCGTGGGGACTGGGAAAGCCCGACGCGAGGCGAGGACATTGCGCTGTCGCTGGATCTCGAGTTGCAGCGGATTGCGACGGAGGAGATCGTGCGTGGGGTGCATGACGCGGATGCGGCGGGCGGGCGCATTGTGCTGATGGATCCGCGTACGGGCGAGATCCTGGCGATGGTGGATTACATTCGAGACGGGGTCAAGGCGGTGCCGTTTCCGTGGGTGCCCAAGGACTCGAACTCGGATGCGTGGGTGAATCCGGATCGGTCGACGTGGCCTCGATATCAGGTGATTCATCCGGATGAGAGGCGGAGCGTGCACCCTGCTCTGGGGCGCAATCGGTGTGTGGAAGATGTGTACGAGCCGGGCTCGACCTTCAAGCCTTTTGTGTGGGCGGTGGCGAGGCAGCAGGGCAAGTTGCCGGATACGGAGATGATCCGGATCGAGTCGAGGCGGTATGTGACGCCGTATGGTCGCAGGCTTGAGGATGTGACGTATCGTGCGGAGATGAAGTGGTCGGACGTGCTGCTGTATTCATCGAACATCGGGATGTCGAAAGTTGCGGAGCGTGTGTCGTTTCGGGATGTGCAACAGACGCTGAGCAAGTTGGGCTTCGGGCAGCGCACGGGGATTGGGCTGCCGGGCGAGTCGGC
Coding sequences within it:
- a CDS encoding LysM peptidoglycan-binding domain-containing protein, whose amino-acid sequence is MTREHKLAIIVGFSLVLVVGILISDHLSPASLDEPVDFVAVQLPIGRRELPPAIVPGVMSRGESTPTSGEVVEEPKPEIALGTDSPLLVPVGPAPDEVRIDPLVIRLGGIGNGNQVPVIQKPERGNVQGIATGPSYALYTVKPRDSLSDIARQHLGSAAKWREIAAVNPGKVGKNGEIRSGDVLRIPLVAGSGARTTSTTPEVKKPEVKVPEQKPAASKAVETTRTYVVQPNDSLSQIAQKTLGSSKRVNEILALNKDKIDDPNEIYVGLSLRLPAR
- the rsmH gene encoding 16S rRNA (cytosine(1402)-N(4))-methyltransferase RsmH encodes the protein MSESLTHTPVLLSEVLEVLDPQPGETLVDCTAGLGGHAAAVAARVGPSGQVVLLDLDPGNLARAEAAVRAALTPAEPWRARVIAIQANFASVGRELVGRGLRADMLLADLGFASTQMDDAARGFSFRRAGPLDMRLDPAGPIRAAELVNTLPERELADLIYRFGEDRLSRRIARAIVEARAHSPIETTDRLAEVVARAYPVQARHGPIHPATRTFQALRIAVNDELGNLEALLAAIAREAGRAGAPGQGWLNSGSRVALISFHSLEDRPIKIALREIADRGFGQILTRRPISASEDEVSRNTRARSAKLRSLKLTKSLPDS
- a CDS encoding penicillin-binding protein 2; this encodes MIVWLLPTVFSVVLVVVGLRIGQLQLDPPEKLKPFVSDRVSRRSIEPIRGDLLDRRGRVISTTRFGYRLVVDPATFVDPPDEAIVNLSAASGLGADVLGPRIIAALGENDLRRQALNEWMSVDEETEPQVSSVELVWSRLKALWRGGEEEKNGLTEWAEVAGRPKPLIRYLPFSELLDQDSARRVREARVRGVWLERWPVREYPGGGLAASLIGKVGFEHVGLIGVESTLDQRLTGEPGHFRYVRDAVGHALWVGRGDWESPTRGEDIALSLDLELQRIATEEIVRGVHDADAAGGRIVLMDPRTGEILAMVDYIRDGVKAVPFPWVPKDSNSDAWVNPDRSTWPRYQVIHPDERRSVHPALGRNRCVEDVYEPGSTFKPFVWAVARQQGKLPDTEMIRIESRRYVTPYGRRLEDVTYRAEMKWSDVLLYSSNIGMSKVAERVSFRDVQQTLSKLGFGQRTGIGLPGESAGLVTRARDWTQYTQTSVAIGYEVAVTPVQMVRAFSAFARNGELAGTVPAMRLTAFDPSDPLANLVERVYEPQAAMDVRHSIVGVVDRMEALRKIRFPDDVPATYTMFGKSGTSKIAVSAPKDHRLPRGAKGYFDKQYNASFLVAAPVDEPRLVVLAIIDDPGPDLVRLQRAYGSSVAGPVTRRVVERSLRYLGVLPDMPEKEKVAAR